DNA sequence from the Sulfurimonas sp. HSL3-7 genome:
AAGCCCTCTACGAAGCGAAAGTCGAAGAGCTGCTCGCTATCGAAGAGAAACTCGAAGAGATCGAAGCGCAGAAGGGGTAATCGGATGCAGTGCAAAATCTGTGAAGGCCAGACACATGCTTTTTTCGATGACTATATGCAGTGCATGACCTACCACTGCCCGGAGTGCGAATTCCTTTTTAAAGATCCGCAGGCGATCGTCTCTGACGAAAAAGAGCTGAAGGTCTATCAGCAGCACAACAATACCGAAGAGAATCTCGGCTATGTAGCGATGTTCCAGGACTTTATCGACAAGACAATAGCACCCCATAAAGAGAAGATCGAAACGGCCCTCGACTTCGGATCGGGGCCGAATCCCGTCCTAGCCAGGATGCTCGAGAGAGAGGGGTTTGCAACCGACCACTACGACAAGTTCTTCGCCCCCGAAAAGGTCTATCAAGGCAAGCGTTACGACCTTATCACCTCGACTGAAGTGATCGAACACATTGCCGATGTCCGGGGTATCATACAGCTCTTGACAGAACATCTCAATCCGGGCGGCTACCTGGCGCTGATGACGCAGTTCCACAGCAACACGCAAGAGCACTATCTGCAGTGGTGGTACCGGCGCGATCCGACACATATCGTCTTCTGCAAACCAAAAAGTTTTGAGATATTGGCAAAACAGTTCGGTCTGACTCTTTTCTATCATGATGACAAAAAGGTCGTTTTACTACAAAAGAATAGCAATTTGTAAAAGAAAATCCGCTATGCTACAATAGTATCAGGAATCCACCCTTTTCTATAAGGAAATGTTATGTCAGAAGAGAGTTCAATCGGCCTTGTTTTCAAAGAGGCCCTTCAGGAATTTGGTGCGAAGCATCAGAACGACGCAAATATCTGCGGGGTCAAGATCGACCTTCGGTCACAGGGGATCGACCTGATCGTCGGTCTTCGTTTTGTCGAAGGCGAGTCGCAGTTCAGTATCTGTACCGGCAATACCAACTGTGAAGGCATCAATGATGATGCAACCTTCAACCTGCTCTCCGACACCCTCAAAAACATCGGGGTAGAGAGCAAAAGCGGCGCCTCAGTTATGATCAAACGCAATGCCTCGATCGTCTCGACCGAAGAGGGGTGTAAAGCCATCGAAGCAGCCGAAGAGAAACCGACGGAAGAGAACCCGAAAAAACGTACCGGCATTTTCGCCCTCTTCGGCAAAAGGTAAACGCTGACGCCCCGGTATCGATCTTCGTTAAAGTCGATCTTTACCCGGCGAACCTTACTTTTCGTAATCCACCACTTTGCTTGATGTCGTCACCTCTTTAATGAAAGCAACAACTTCCAGATGCGCCGGATGCGTGGCATACTCCGCCAGCCCCTCTTTTGTTTCAAATGTCGAGATCAAGGAGAGGTCCATCGCCCGTTCACTGCCGTTGAAATCAATGCCCACTTCCATGGAAAGCAGCGGATCGATCTTTTCGACAAGTGCTTCAAGCATCTCTTTAGCCTTGGCAATATTTTCTGCCTTGTTTTCCTCTTTGAATGTAAACATCACAATATGAACGATCATTTTTTCTCCATTTCTTTTTCGCAATTTTACCCAAACTAGGCTACTATCTGTTTATGAGAGAACTTTATGGCAGTGCAATTCTTTTTTTCTACTTTTTGACATGGCCTTTTCTTGCCTGTCTGCCTCTTCTCTACTATTTCTCTGATCTGAACAACCGTCCCGTTTTAAATACGTTTTGGCCGCTTTGTCTTGTTCTGATCATTCAGAATCGACGGAAGCTTTTCAATGCAAAGTAACCTGTTCGAATTTTTGGGCCTGCACGGCGTTTTTATCATAACCGAGATCATCATCGTGTTTGCCATGCTGCATATGCTCTATCAAAGACGTTCTCCGACAAGTATCATATCCTGGCTCCTGCTGATGGTGATCGTACCCTACGTCTCCATTCTGCTCTACGTTATCTTCGGTATTCGCAAACGTCCGGTTAAAAAGAGCAAGTCTTCGCTGCACGTCAAAGGGGTCGGTGAAACGGCAGGAAAGGTCAACAGCATCGACGGTATCCTGCGTTCCAACGGCATTGCCGGGGTAAGCGCACATAACAGTTTCGAGTTTATCAGTGACAATGTCAAAGCCTACGAAACCCTAATGGATGAGATCAAAAATGCGAAGAAGAGCATCAGTCTCAGCACCTATCTCCTGAAAAAAGACAAGGTCACAAAAACAATCATCAATGCCCTGATAGAGAAAGCCTCAGAAGGTATTCATGTACGGCTGCTGCTTGACTCGCTCGGCTCCTACAAACTCTATTTTTTTCAAGGTCCGCTCAAAAAACTGAGAAAAGCGGGATGTGAGGTCCACTTTTTCATGCCTCTTCTTCGTCTGCCCTATCAGAACTCCATCAATCTTCGCAACCACCGCAAGATCTACCTTTTTGACGAAACCACCCTGATCACCGGAGGGATGAACCTCTCAAAGAAGTATATGGGACCGGCAAAGGACCCGCGTCAATGGGGGGATATACTGTTCAAATCACAGGGGGATGCGGCCTACCAGTATGCCCAGATCTTTGAAGCCGACTGGGCCTATGCCACCGGTTCTGCACTTCGCCAGGCAGCCCTGCCTGTTAAGAAAGTCTACGGTGACGCCTATATCCAGGTCGTACCCTCCGGACCCGACATCGAAGGGGATGCCCTTTTTGAAGCGCTCATCAGTGCGATCCACTCCGCGACAGAGCGCATCTGGATCGTCACCCCCTATTTTTTACCCGATGAGACCCTGATGCTGGCACTTCGAATCGCCAAACACAAAGGGCTTGATATCAAACTGATCACACCGAAACAATCCGATCACATCGTCGCCGACTTGAGCCGAAGTTCCTACATGCGCGAACTCCAGGAAGAAGGCATTGATCTGGTCTTGTATACAGGTAATATTCTGCATGCCAAAGCCATTCTCTTTGACAGGAAGGCGGTCATGATCGGCTCAGTCAATATTGACAACCGCTCTTTGCTGCTCAATTACGAAGCCGTCAGTTTTGCCTATTCTGAAACCATCATCGGCGAGATAGAGGCGTGGATGAAAGGTTTTATCGACAATGCAGAGACGCGAATGCCGGAGGCTTCAAAATTGCGTCGTATCATAGAAAATTTCATGCGTATCTTAGCTCCGCAGCTCTAAAGGATCACCTATTTTAAAACCCAAGCTCTTCCCGCAACAACTTCAGCACCAGCATCACCTCCTCCCAAAAGAGTTTTCCCTGCTTGTATGGAACATTCATAAAGAGAACCTTCAACCGCAATTTCAGCACGCCTTCAAAGCCATTCTTCACGACTACCCGTCAGATTTTCTCCTCTT
Encoded proteins:
- a CDS encoding class I SAM-dependent methyltransferase; its protein translation is MQCKICEGQTHAFFDDYMQCMTYHCPECEFLFKDPQAIVSDEKELKVYQQHNNTEENLGYVAMFQDFIDKTIAPHKEKIETALDFGSGPNPVLARMLEREGFATDHYDKFFAPEKVYQGKRYDLITSTEVIEHIADVRGIIQLLTEHLNPGGYLALMTQFHSNTQEHYLQWWYRRDPTHIVFCKPKSFEILAKQFGLTLFYHDDKKVVLLQKNSNL
- a CDS encoding Dabb family protein, whose protein sequence is MIVHIVMFTFKEENKAENIAKAKEMLEALVEKIDPLLSMEVGIDFNGSERAMDLSLISTFETKEGLAEYATHPAHLEVVAFIKEVTTSSKVVDYEK
- a CDS encoding phospholipase D-like domain-containing protein, yielding MQSNLFEFLGLHGVFIITEIIIVFAMLHMLYQRRSPTSIISWLLLMVIVPYVSILLYVIFGIRKRPVKKSKSSLHVKGVGETAGKVNSIDGILRSNGIAGVSAHNSFEFISDNVKAYETLMDEIKNAKKSISLSTYLLKKDKVTKTIINALIEKASEGIHVRLLLDSLGSYKLYFFQGPLKKLRKAGCEVHFFMPLLRLPYQNSINLRNHRKIYLFDETTLITGGMNLSKKYMGPAKDPRQWGDILFKSQGDAAYQYAQIFEADWAYATGSALRQAALPVKKVYGDAYIQVVPSGPDIEGDALFEALISAIHSATERIWIVTPYFLPDETLMLALRIAKHKGLDIKLITPKQSDHIVADLSRSSYMRELQEEGIDLVLYTGNILHAKAILFDRKAVMIGSVNIDNRSLLLNYEAVSFAYSETIIGEIEAWMKGFIDNAETRMPEASKLRRIIENFMRILAPQL